CGATCAACAGGTCCAGGGCGTAGCGGGGGATGTTATCCGCAGCGCGAAAACCACTGAGATTGCCATACAGTTTGGAGCCGACAAAATCGTAACCGGCGGCGTAAAACTGCGGCGGAAAAGGGTTGCCCACAATCTGAAAATTGAGAATCATAAAAATAAGGGCCGGCGCAAGAGCGCCAGCCAGGTACCAGATAGCCGACAGGCGACAGCGCCAGGCAAGATAAGCAGCAAAAGCGACAAAAAAAAGCGCCGCCGACAGGTCAATGGTTATGGCAAACATCGCCCAAAAACCAGCCCACAGAAGCGCGCTGCGCGGGGGGGCTGCATGACGCAGCAACAGATACAGGGCAATAAACAGGCCCATCGCCGCCGGAACATGATTGGTAAAAACAGTGCTGTACGGAAAAAGTGCGGTCCCTAACCCTAAGGCCAGCACAAAAAAGAAGGCTGTCGGGTTTGTCCAGCCATAAAATCGGGCCAATTTGTAGGCGAGGGCCAGAATGATTGTGGCGGGCAAACTGACCAGCACAAAGGTCAGGGCAACATAAACCCAATCTGCCTCGGCCGGTTCGCGGACAGCCAGGCAGCCGCTGGCGCTTTGGCCTGGCTCACAACCTTCGCTTTGCAGCGTTAGCCCCAGACCATGATGCAGGCCGTAATAAATACCGCTCCCCGCAAAGCCAACATCGGCGGCTTGTCGGAGTAGAAATGGTCGCCCACTTTAATTTTGTCCAGCGTATGAACAAAGGGCGATTCGTCTATGACCCAGACGCCTCGATGCACCAGCGACTCGATGGCGGCCATGCGTGAGGCATCGTTGGTTGAATAGGTCCGACTGTGGGCAAATAGGAGCCAGATCACGCTGAACAATAAGACAATGAACCAGGTCCAGTCGGTGTTGTGGATTGTGCGGTGTACGTTTGCTTTCATAAGGTATGCCCGGTTAGCGGTTGAATTGGCCCAGGACAACGGCCGTTTCCCCCAATCCCACCAGTTCCGGCCAGCTGTAAAACCCGGTCTGAATGGTGTACTGGCCCGGCGGCAAATCGAGTGGCAGCGGCAGGCGATAAGTGTCCAGCACCATCTCGCCTACACGCCAATCGGCGGTGGGGTAGCCGGCTGGCGGGCGGTCCAATTGGGCCACCAATTCGCCGGCTTCGTTAACCAGGTGGACGAAGGCGGTGTAATTTTGGCCAATGGGCGCTTGCGCCTGCCAGACCAGGGTGACGTTCAGCGCCTCATCAGCCGGCGCTGCCTGCCAGCCGCGCAGGGTGATGGTATCGGCAAAGGAAATAGAGGAGATTTCGGCCACCGGCAGGCGCGGCGCGGCGGCAGGAAGGTGGAAGGCGATGAAGTTGGGATATTGGGCGGCGATGTAGCCGGTAGGAAAGATGGCTTGCAGCTCGGCAAGGGCCTGCTGAGCGGTGGGGCGGAGGAGGTAAACGGCCGTTTGCCCTTCTTCCCCCATTGGCACAAGCCCCTGCCCACCGGCATAGCTGCGCAGCCGCTCCGGGTCGGCCAGGGCAAAGTAGATGGTCGCCATTTCTTCCTGGGTGGGCGTAAAGTAAAGTGCGGCGTCGGCCGGTTGGGCGGCGGCGTACTGCCCCAACTCCCAATCGGGCAAGTGAAAATCGGCCGCCAGTTGGGGATGGTTAGCGTAACGGAAGAAGTAGTCGCGCACGGTGAAGAAGAGGGAGGCGAGGAGGAAGAGAAGGATGAATTGTGAATTGTGAATTGTGAATTGTGAATGGGGAGAGAGTTGGATTAGTTTTTCCAGGCCGATGGCGATGAGGATGGCGATAACGGGGGCGGCGCCGGACATGCGGCCGAAGTGGGGGGCGTCGCCGCTAAGGATGGTGGGCAGCAGCATGACGATGAGCCAGATCAGCAGGAAGATGGCGCGGGGGTTGAATTTTTGCCGCAGGAGGTGGACCAACCCCACGAGGAAGAGGATGGCCTGGATAGGGTCCAGATACGGCCGTCCTGGTAAATTGTGGCGCAAATGGGTTTCGCCCTGCCAGAACAACCCCCGGAACACACGCCCGATATTGTAGAGCCAGGTGAGATACGGCCGTCCTTCCACCACCCCCTTGCCTTTATTCGCCACATAAGACATGCGAAAAGAGAAAAAATAGGGATAGCGAGCGAAGTATAGCAGCAGCGGCAGCGCTGTAAGCAGGGAAACAGCCGCCATCACCGCCACCTGCGGCCACAACCGCCGCGCCGCTCTATCCCGCCAAAACCAGAGCGGCACAAACAGCGCAAACAACAGCGGCAGCATCCGCCCAACCGCATACACATACACCCCCAACCCCAAAAACAAGCCAGCCAGGACAAACGGAAACCATTGACGATTGAGGATTGACGATTGACGATTTTCCTGTTCTCCCCCGCTCCCCCGCTCCTCTGCACCATTCACACCGCGCCAAAAAAAGTAAACGGCCAACGTTTCGACCACCACGAAGGGCATCATGCGCAGGCCGAAGCGGCTGAAATGAATGGCGGGAAAAAGAACAGCCATGAAGAAGGCGGCCAAAAGAGGGATTTCGGATTTCGGATTTCGGATTGACGATTGGCGATTGGCGATTGACGATTGGCGATTGACGATTGCGTCTGCCGCCAGATAGGTGGTGAAGACGGCCAGGACGCCAAAGAGAGCGGGGACGAAACGAATGGCAAAGGGGGTGGGGCCGAAGAGCCAGATGGAAAGGGCCATGAGGTAGATGTGCAGGGGTTCACGGCCGTAATTGCCCTCAAAGAAAATGGGGAAGCGCGTGGGTTGGGCGGGGCTGCTGGCGTGGGCATCCTGGGCGTACAGTTCCCAGCCCTCGTAGAACTGCGGGAAGGTTTTGCCCTGGAGCAGCGCGAGGGCATCCAGGCCGTTGTAGGCTTCGTCATGGTACAGGCCGGGCGGCAGGTCGCTTAGCTGCCAGAAGCGCAAAAAGGCAGCCAGCAGGAGAACCAGGAGGAGAAGGAGAGCGGGAGAGCGGGAGAGACGGAGAGACATGTGAATTGTGAATTGTGAATTGTTAATTGTGAATTGTGAATTGGCCGAGGAGGGCGAAGTCGGCGTCGGTGGGGGTGAGCAGGCGACGGCCGTTTTCAGGGTTGTACAGCCCAACGCGCACGTCATATTTGCCCGGCGGCAGGTCAGCGGGCAGGGGGATGGTGTGCGCCTGCCACAGAAGGGTTTGCGGCCGCCAGCCCTGCCACTTTGCGCCCAGGCCATCCCACTGCGCCACAATGTCACCAGCCTCATTGGTGAGGTGGATGAAGATGCTGAGAGGTTGCGGCGACGAGGTTTTGCGCCAATGGGTGTGGAGGGTGAACGGTTGGCCGGGAACGGCCGTTTGCGCCATCACCCAGTTCAGCAGGCCAATCGTCCCGCCCTGGGCGGTAAATTCCACGCGCGGCCGTTTATAGCCATCGTCCATCGGCGGCAGGCGGTACAGGCGGTAAACGGCCGTTTGCGCCACCAATTCCCAATCGGCCGTATAGCCCCATTCATCGGCCAAAACAGGCGCGGCCGGTAAGACCACCCAGCGGTTGTCAGATTCAGGGATTAAAACGGCCGTAGCCGGATCAAACCAGCCCAGCGTCACCCGATTGCTCTGGAAACGGGCAAAATCAGCCGGGGCCAATTCATCCAGTTGCACGCCACCTAACGAAACGTCAACCATCTCACCACGCTCCTTTACCTCGTAAATGAAAATGCTGTAACCAATTTTAGCCACCGGCTCGCGGTCCCGAAACCAGGCAAACAGATCGTGGTCGGCGAAGTGGACGCCTTGCAGAGTAGTGGCGCTGATGGCGTATAAACCGGGAGCGGGGTCGTGGGGGTAAAACGGCCGTGCCCCCGGGTCCATCAGGCGCGGCGGCCAACTGTCCAGACCGCTGTAGTGAATGCCGTAATACTCAGGCCGCCCTTCGCCAAAATAACTCAACCAGACGTGGTCAACCTCATTGGCATCCATCCACTGCTTCAGATTGCCCAAATCCTGGCCCCAATCCAGGTTGCTGTCTACCAGAGCGCGCCAACCACCGTTGGGGCCACCCGCCAAAATGTTGAAGTAGGCCAGGTAGTGGGGATGGAGCCAGAGAGCGGCGGCGAAGAGCCAGAGAAGAGCGGGAAGAATGATAAATGATGAATTGGGAATTGGGAAATGTGAATTGAGGAGGGTGACGGCGATGAAGACATAGAGATAGGGCAAGACGGGCAAGATGTGGCGGTAGCCCAGGTTGACGTCGGTGGTGAGGGCAATGGCAAAGTAACCCAGGACTGGAACCAGTAAGAAGACAAACGATTGACGATTGACGATTGACGACCAGTCTTTTAATCGTAAATCGTCAATCGTCAATCGTAAATAGCGCACAATGGCCCAGGCCAACAGCAGCAGCGTCGGCAGCGGCGTTTTGAGCAGAAAAGCCACCGGGAAATAATACCACCAGCCGTTATCAGAATAACTACCGAGCAAAAACGCGGGCGTGGATTTCTGCAACCGGCCGCCAATATCCAACAACTGCTCCAGGTGATGGGACAACGGCACAGTAAGGCCGCCCAACTGCGCCAGCGTGGGCAAATTTTGCGGCAGCGCCCCAATCTGAAACCCATAGGTCGCCCACAAAGTGAATGGGGCGATGAGGACGTAGGCGACAAGGAGCATAAGGAAAATGCGGAGTGCGGAGTACGGAGTGCGAAATAGATTCCGCGCTCCGCACTCCGCACTCCGCACTCCCAAATTGATAAGGATGACGAGGGCGAAGATCGGCACAAACAGCCCGGCGGTAAATTTGGTGTTTTGTAATAAGCCGAAGGCTATTCCGGCAAAGAGGGCGCGGGACCAGGACGGCCGTTGCCCAAACCGCCACAACGTATAGCCAGATAAAAAAGCAAAAAAGGTAAGTCCCAAATCCGTCGTCGCCAGGCGGGTGTGCGCCAGAATGTTAGGGTCGAAGGCCACCAACACCAGCGCCAGCAGCGCCGCCCACTCATTTTTCGCCAGTTGCCCGGCCCAACGGCCGGCCAACGCCGCCAACAGCAGCCCCAACCAGATGGTCGGCAGACGGGCCAGGAACATCACGTGGGCCACATCGTTGCCAATTTCCCACAAGAACAACTCAGACGGCCGGTGAAAGCTGGGCAGCTGCCAGGAAGGGTCAGACGTAGGCAGCTGCACAGACGCATCGCCCCGCAGCAGCGCCGCATTCAGCGCGTTCAGCCCCAGCGGATGGCCCACGCGCAGCCATTGGTTTTCGCCGCGCACATAGCCCAAACCGCGCGTAATAAACCCCTGTTCGTCAAACGTGGGCGACGTGTGCGCCAAACTGCTGACTGCCAGGGCAAACATCAGCAACAGAACGGCCGTAGCGATCAAACGTTTGGCTATCATACGAAACAAAGGTGACTGGCCCGTGGTGGGCCAGTCACCTGCAACCATTGGTTTATGAACCTGTCAGGTCTTGTTTACGATTCCTCAATGATCATCTAGAAATTACATGGGCCAGATTGGACCAATCTTGGAGATTGGTCCAATCTAAAAAACAGGAAGTTATTCTTAGACCATTACTTAGTCAAGATACTTCACTTCAAAGAAATCATAGAACCAGATAGACGGTTTATACTCATCGGTGGAGGCAAACACGCCAAAATATGGTTCATGGATATAGGTCGTATCAGAGAAAGAAGCCTTAAAATTACCATCCACGTATAACCGCGTGCCATCGTTGCGCACTTCTACCCGGTAAGTATGGTATTCCAGAGAGTTGTCGTTAGACACGATGTCATCCACCACCTGAGTGGGACCTACGCGCTTAATCGGGCTGCCACCACAATTTGGACACCAAAACAGGCTGTCTACCCGTTCGTGCAGCAGCTTGATGGGACCAAAGAAGATGTAGTTGTAATTGTAGAAATGGTTAAAGCAGTTGTCTGTCTGGTAAATGTTGCCGAATTCCGGGCAGGCGTCGCCATTCCAATCGCCGCCAAAGACCATACCACCAGAGACCAGATTAGAGCCGTCATGGACGCGCACCCGGTATTCGATGACGTAAGGTACCGGCGGCGCTTCAACCAGTGGGCTGGCAATCATCCAGTCCCACCGATCGCCCACGATGATGATCAGATTACCAGCTTCGCTGCCTGTGCCATAACGCACGGCCGTTTGTTCCAAATAGGTCGTGCGGCGCAGCGGCGTCCACCCTGTCGTCGCGTCAGAGAAGTCATCCCGATAGTTCCCGATCACCCGGACAACATTGGACCACGGGCTGTTGTCGTCTGGTCCCAGAGCGCGCAGCCGGTGATAGTAGACATTACGCGCTGATGGCCCAATGCCGGTGATGGGTTGGCTCAGCACGTTGGCGGCAGTATTGTAAGTGGTAACGCCGGTAGCAAAGGTGGGGTCCTGAGATTGTTGCAGTTCATAGCCAATGACATAAGTATTGTTGCTAATGCTCCAATTCATCAGCCAATGGTTGTTGTTGGCCGGGCGCGTCGCGCCCAGCGAGGGCGCCGGTGGCGGCGGCACTGGCTTGGCAATGACCGGCATGAAGTATTTATAAAAGGCAGCGATGGTCGTTAAGGTAGCGGAATCGGATACGGCCGTAGCGCTTTGCGAAGTGGCGGTGATTACGGCCGTCGCCGAATCGCCCTCATTGGCCCCAGGCGGTATGGTGATGACCACAGCCAGCAGCACGGCCGTGCCGTTGGTCAGGCTAAACGTGGTCGTGGGAACCACGATGGGCCAGGTAGACGCATAGGTAATGTCATATACATCGCTGAGTGTGCCAGAATTGGACAAAACCAATGTATAAGTCACCACTTCACCCGGTCCGCCCATGCGCGTGGTGTCGTCTAATAAACTGACGCTGTAAGAGACCAGCCCCGTGGCAGCCAGTGGGGGTTCGATAACGGCCGTCTCTGGCGTGGTGCGCGGCGGAATCTGCGCCGGCGTCTCGTCGCTGTGGATAATGTGGGAATTGATATAAGCCGCCAACGCCTCGTCAAACGTCAGCGTAGACGTGATGACTGGGCTTTGGGCATAAGCAGCGGCCGGGCCGCTGCCCGACGATGCCGCCATGGTCTGGACCAAAACCAGCACGCCGACAATCGCCAGAACCAATACCCCTAAGACCCGGAAATGGTCTTTCTTAAAAACTTTCATTTAAACCTCCAAAAATCTAGGTAACTCAACAAAATAAACGTCTGTTATGTCTTATCATCTCATGTTTTTTGCGCAGCGCAGTTATGCTGGTGGCTCTCTTCCTGACCAAGACATATGCTAATCAATGGTGGTGTAGCTGGGATTATTGTTGGAAGGATCAACAAAAAACAGTGGGGTTATCTTACCTATGCTGTCACTTTCCGTCAACGAACAGATCACGGGCTAAAACAACCACATCACCAAGATCGCCGGTATGGCGCAGCCGTCGCTGCTGCGACGGCGTATACAAACCAATTTGCAAGGTCAGCGGGCCGTCGGCTTGCGGGATGGGGATGGTATGCAGCTGCACAACGGTATCGCCGGGCTGTAACTCCGCCGGCGCCGCATCCCAGCCATCGTGCTGCGCCAGCAGATTACCGTCAATGTCCAATAAATGGGCAAACGCCGTCAAATCGGCCGGCAGCGTATCCGTCACCCGCCAGACTGTGATCAGCCGTAAAACCCCTCCTGGCTCACCAGGCAGTATCTCATACCCTTCTAATGTCATCACCTCCTCAAACGAGATGGGGGTGTCGAGCGGCGGTACGGCCGTTATCACCGGCAGCTCATACACGGCAAACGACGGCCACTGCGAGCTGCGATACAGCGGCTCGGCGGCAATACCGGCCGCTGCCAGCAACGCTGGATTGATGGGGGCGAACTCGGGCACAACCAGACGGCCGTTTTCCCCCATCTCTCTTGCCGGCAACACCACCGCCCCGGCCACCGGCGCCCCGGTTTGCACCCAACGCGCCGCCGGGTCATAGCCCAAACTGCGCCGCAGCGAGTCGCGGTCAATCGGCTCATAAAAGCCGTCAGCCACCACCAGGACGTCCGTCGGATGGGCCTTTATGTAACGGCTCATCGCCAACAGCGCCGATTGGTAATGTTCCAGCCGCGTCGCCTGCGCTTGCGGCCAGTGGACAAAACCATCGGCTACAGTGCGCGCCAAGTTGTAGACAAACACGGCCGTAAACAACGCCGCCATCAACAAACGGATGAATCTGGCGGCTGCTGGATAGTTGTTTGCCAGTCGTTGGCTCTGGGCGACGCCTGCCGCCACCCCCATCCCCATCAGCGTATAAACCACCGGCATGGCGGCAATCAGCCGCACGGTGCTGGGCGCTTGCGGCGTCAGGGCGCTGGGAATCAGGCCAACAGCCAGCCAGACCAGCAGCAGGGCCATGCGTCCTTCACGCCAGCGCCACAACGCGGCCAACAGCCCCACATAGAAGAATACGGCCGTTACCCCAGCAAACAACGGCCGTCCCGGTAAGGAATAGGTCCAACGGGGATCACCCGTAAAGCTAAATACGCCCAACGTGCGCAGCGCGCTGCCCAACACCGGCCCCGCATCGCCCTGCCGCAGCGCCGTCAATGGGCCGGCTAACTGCTCCACCCGCTGCTGCAAGGTTGGGTCGCGCCAAAGCGCCACCTGCATCGGGGCGGCCATCACCATAAAGATGGCCAGGGTGATCAGTAACCAGCGCCACCAGGCCGCGCCGCCGACCATGCGCCGCCCGGCCAACCGCTGCGCCAACGCATAGCCCACAGGCAGCAGGAAAATGATGCGCGCCGCCGTGTAGCTGTAGAAGCTGAAGCCCAGAAAAAGACCGGCCAGCAGCGGCCGGCGCCAAAACCAGGCCGCCAGCAGCAGCAGCAGCGGCAGCAATATCGGGCGAATGCCAATACGACTAAAGATGATCGGCCACCAACTGACAGCCAGACCAAGGCCAGCGGCAACGGCCGTCACCACCCCAAACTCCCGCTTCGCCCAACGCATCGTCAGCGCCACCAACAGCAGCCCCAGGAACACCGATGGCAGCCGGATCGCCAGCATGTTGTCGCCCAGCAGCGGCGCAAACGGCGCCGCCAGGTAATGATAAAGCGGCTCGTGGCCGTATCCCTCGCGGAAGAAAACGGCGTGATAGCCACCACGAATAAAGGCGGCAATATCGGCGTCCAGCACCTCGTCCTGGGCCAGACCGGGCGGCACGCCCTGTAAAGCCACCAGCCGCAAAAGCGCCGCCAGCAAGAGAACGGCCGTCGCCCAAACCGTAAACCGTTTGTCGTAATCCGTTACCCGTGATCCGTCATCCGCAATGCGCAATCCCAAATCCGTTCTCCTACCGCAAGTCATAAATCAAAATCGAATAGCCCACACGGCCGTCCGGCTGCCGCTGTCGGAACCAGGGGTAAACCGTTTTCTCGCCCCAATGCGATTCCCACAAACTGCTGGCGCTGATGGCGTAAACGCCCGGCCCCGGTGCGGCCGGATCAAATGGTGGATTGGTCCATAAACCATAAAATTCTGGCCGGGGAAAACCGGGCAGCGGCTCATAAGACAAGCCGTAATAGGCCGGATTGGCCGTGCCAAACCAGCCTAATTCCACCTGTTCCACGTCGTTGTCGGCCATCCACTGCTGCAAGCGCAGCAAATCTTGCCCCCAATCTATGTTGCTGTCTACCAAAATACGCGCGCCGTTGGCCGGCCCGCCGGCCAGGG
This genomic stretch from Candidatus Leptovillus gracilis harbors:
- a CDS encoding phospholipid carrier-dependent glycosyltransferase, with the translated sequence MSLRLSRSPALLLLLVLLLAAFLRFWQLSDLPPGLYHDEAYNGLDALALLQGKTFPQFYEGWELYAQDAHASSPAQPTRFPIFFEGNYGREPLHIYLMALSIWLFGPTPFAIRFVPALFGVLAVFTTYLAADAIVNRQSSIANRQSSIRNPKSEIPLLAAFFMAVLFPAIHFSRFGLRMMPFVVVETLAVYFFWRGVNGAEERGSGGEQENRQSSILNRQWFPFVLAGLFLGLGVYVYAVGRMLPLLFALFVPLWFWRDRAARRLWPQVAVMAAVSLLTALPLLLYFARYPYFFSFRMSYVANKGKGVVEGRPYLTWLYNIGRVFRGLFWQGETHLRHNLPGRPYLDPIQAILFLVGLVHLLRQKFNPRAIFLLIWLIVMLLPTILSGDAPHFGRMSGAAPVIAILIAIGLEKLIQLSPHSQFTIHNSQFILLFLLASLFFTVRDYFFRYANHPQLAADFHLPDWELGQYAAAQPADAALYFTPTQEEMATIYFALADPERLRSYAGGQGLVPMGEEGQTAVYLLRPTAQQALAELQAIFPTGYIAAQYPNFIAFHLPAAAPRLPVAEISSISFADTITLRGWQAAPADEALNVTLVWQAQAPIGQNYTAFVHLVNEAGELVAQLDRPPAGYPTADWRVGEMVLDTYRLPLPLDLPPGQYTIQTGFYSWPELVGLGETAVVLGQFNR
- a CDS encoding glycosyltransferase family 39 protein: MIAKRLIATAVLLLMFALAVSSLAHTSPTFDEQGFITRGLGYVRGENQWLRVGHPLGLNALNAALLRGDASVQLPTSDPSWQLPSFHRPSELFLWEIGNDVAHVMFLARLPTIWLGLLLAALAGRWAGQLAKNEWAALLALVLVAFDPNILAHTRLATTDLGLTFFAFLSGYTLWRFGQRPSWSRALFAGIAFGLLQNTKFTAGLFVPIFALVILINLGVRSAECGARNLFRTPYSALRIFLMLLVAYVLIAPFTLWATYGFQIGALPQNLPTLAQLGGLTVPLSHHLEQLLDIGGRLQKSTPAFLLGSYSDNGWWYYFPVAFLLKTPLPTLLLLAWAIVRYLRLTIDDLRLKDWSSIVNRQSFVFLLVPVLGYFAIALTTDVNLGYRHILPVLPYLYVFIAVTLLNSHFPIPNSSFIILPALLWLFAAALWLHPHYLAYFNILAGGPNGGWRALVDSNLDWGQDLGNLKQWMDANEVDHVWLSYFGEGRPEYYGIHYSGLDSWPPRLMDPGARPFYPHDPAPGLYAISATTLQGVHFADHDLFAWFRDREPVAKIGYSIFIYEVKERGEMVDVSLGGVQLDELAPADFARFQSNRVTLGWFDPATAVLIPESDNRWVVLPAAPVLADEWGYTADWELVAQTAVYRLYRLPPMDDGYKRPRVEFTAQGGTIGLLNWVMAQTAVPGQPFTLHTHWRKTSSPQPLSIFIHLTNEAGDIVAQWDGLGAKWQGWRPQTLLWQAHTIPLPADLPPGKYDVRVGLYNPENGRRLLTPTDADFALLGQFTIHN